One part of the Malus sylvestris chromosome 2, drMalSylv7.2, whole genome shotgun sequence genome encodes these proteins:
- the LOC126613844 gene encoding uncharacterized protein LOC126613844, with product MDPLLPIAALSILIGAVIALAFFGSYFRKRSSEIQSISKPELQSDQKKHQSKPHQTKKSHARPHSHASDKDQNKKHHPLDVNTLKGHGDAVTDLCFSSDGRSLATACADGVLRVFKLDDASSKSFKFLRISLPPGAGHPVAVSFSDDGLSIVVASQSLTGSSLYMYGGVEKPKPSEEARQQPKLPLPEVKWGHHKVHDKLGILTLSGTTASYGTADGSTIVASCSEGTDIKLWHGTTGKILGHVDTNQLKNTMAAISPNGRFLAAAAFTADVKVWEIVYSKDGSVKEVTKAMQLKGHKSAVTWLCFTPNSEQMITASKDGSIRIWNINVRFHMDEDPKTLKVFPIPLDLGSAAVHYDRLSLSPDGKILAATHGSTLQWLCIETGKVLDTADKAHEGDITGISWAPKPIPMGDEKVLVLATSSVDKKVKFWVAPSVPAS from the exons ATGGATCCGCTTCTTCCCATTGCGGCGCTCTCGATTCTCATCGGCGCTGTCATCGCCCTCGCCTTCTTCGGAAGCTACTTCCGAAAACGGAGCTCCGAAATCCAGTCCATTTCCAAGCCGGAGCTCCAGTCGGACCAAAAAAAGCACCAATCAAAGCCTCACCAGACTAAGAAGTCTCACGCCAGACCACACTCTCACGCCTCTGACAAG GATCAAAACAAGAAACATCATCCGTTGGATGTGAATACTTTGAAAGGCCATGGAGATGCGGTCACTGACCTATGTTTCTCCTCCGACGGGCGGAGTTTGGCAACAG CTTGTGCGGATGGAGTGCTTAGGGTATTCAAGTTGGATGACGCTTCGAGTAAAAGTTTCAA GTTTCTGAGAATTAGTTTGCCTCCCGGAGCTGGTCATCCTGTAGCAGTTTCATTTTCGGATGATGGATTGTCAATAGTTGTGGCTTCTCAAAGTCTGACCGGTTCTTCTTTGTACATGTATGGTGGGGTGGAAAAACCCAAACCTTCTGAGGAAGCTAGGCAGCAACCCAAGCTTCCTTTGCCTGAAGTCAAGTGGGGCCATCACAAAGTTCACGATAAATTAGGTATTCTCACCCTATCTGGGACCACAGCAAGTTATGGCACTGCTGATGGGAGTACAATTGTTGCTTCATGTTCAGAAG GAACTGACATCAAACTTTGGCATGGTACAACCGGCAAGATTTTGGGGCATGTTGACACAAATCAGTTGAAAAACACCATGGCTGCTATATCACCAAATGGGCGTTTCCTTGCTGCAGCAGCGTTTACTGCAGATGTGAAG GTGTGGGAGATCGTCTATTCAAAGGATGGTTCAGTCAAGGAGGTCACAAAAGCCATGCAACTTAAGGGCCATAAG AGTGCAGTGACTTGGTTATGCTTTACTCCGAACTCAGAACAAATGATCACAGCGTCCAAAGATGGTTCAATAAGAATTTGGAATATCAATG TTCGATTTCATATGGATGAGGATCCAAAAACTCTGAAGGTGTTTCCAATTCCACTTGATTTGGGCAGTGCTGCTGTTCACTATGATCGCCTTAGTTTATCTCCAGATGGAAAAATTTTGGCAGCAACCCATGGTTCGACACTACAATGGTTATGCATTGAAACTGGAAAGGTTTTGGACACAGCTGACAAAGCCCATGAAG GTGACATCACAGGCATTTCGTGGGCACCCAAGCCAATTCCAATGG GTGATGAGAAAGTGTTGGTTTTGGCCACATCAAGTGTCGATAAGAAGGTAAAATTCTGGGTTGCTCCATCTGTTCCTGCATCGTAA